In Helicobacter bilis, a genomic segment contains:
- the ychF gene encoding redox-regulated ATPase YchF — MGLSIGIVGLPNVGKSTTFNALTKAQNAEAANYPFCTIEPNKAVVPVPDSRLDELAKIVNPQKIQHSVVEFVDIAGLVRGASKGEGLGNQFLANIKEADMILHIVRCFEDSNITHVEGRIDPISDIEIIELELLFADMASLNKRIEKLQKESKAQKGANAQLSIAQELLAHLESNKPVKTFAKKESEEFITLNRELRFLTNKEVMYGANVSEDGLESDNLYVKKVREYAEKNGGIAIKLCAKIEEEMVGMEDSERAEFLASLGASESGLEQIIREGFSRLGLISYFTAGVKEVRAWTIRRGDLAPKAASVIHKDFEKGFIRAECISYEDFIKYGGEAKAKEAGAMRIEGKEYIVQDGDIMHFRFNV; from the coding sequence ATGGGACTTTCAATTGGTATTGTTGGGCTTCCAAATGTTGGTAAATCAACAACTTTTAATGCACTCACAAAGGCACAAAACGCAGAGGCGGCAAACTATCCATTCTGCACGATTGAGCCAAATAAGGCAGTTGTGCCTGTGCCAGATTCTAGGCTAGATGAGTTAGCAAAGATAGTAAATCCCCAAAAGATTCAGCATTCAGTCGTGGAGTTTGTGGATATTGCAGGGCTTGTGCGAGGGGCGAGTAAGGGTGAGGGGCTAGGCAATCAGTTTTTAGCAAACATTAAAGAAGCGGATATGATTTTGCATATTGTGCGATGCTTTGAAGATTCTAACATCACACACGTGGAAGGGCGGATTGACCCTATTAGCGATATTGAGATTATTGAGCTAGAGCTGCTTTTTGCCGATATGGCAAGTCTTAACAAACGCATTGAAAAGCTACAAAAAGAGAGCAAGGCACAAAAGGGGGCAAACGCACAACTCTCTATTGCACAAGAGCTTTTAGCCCATTTAGAATCTAATAAGCCGGTCAAAACCTTTGCTAAAAAAGAGAGTGAAGAGTTTATAACGCTTAATCGTGAGCTACGATTTCTCACAAATAAAGAAGTGATGTATGGGGCAAATGTGAGTGAAGATGGGCTAGAATCTGATAATCTTTATGTAAAAAAAGTGCGTGAATATGCCGAGAAAAATGGGGGTATTGCTATCAAGCTTTGTGCGAAGATTGAAGAAGAAATGGTAGGAATGGAGGATAGTGAAAGGGCGGAGTTTTTGGCAAGTCTGGGGGCAAGTGAGAGTGGGCTAGAGCAGATTATTAGAGAGGGGTTTTCACGGCTTGGGCTTATTAGCTACTTTACTGCGGGGGTAAAAGAAGTTCGGGCTTGGACGATAAGGCGTGGGGATTTAGCACCAAAGGCGGCTAGTGTGATACATAAGGATTTTGAAAAGGGCTTTATCCGTGCGGAATGTATAAGTTATGAAGATTTTATCAAGTATGGCGGAGAAGCAAAGGCAAAAGAAGCGGGGGCTATGCGGATTGAAGGCAAGGAATATATCGTGCAAGATGGCGATATTATGCACTTTAGGTTTAATGTGTAG
- a CDS encoding WlaTC/HtrL family glycosyltransferase: MTAFYKLDLATQSTKSYKAKRTTQIYLEYFSFLSKLQNNFIIYTNEDIDLEIYAMRSLCGLESKTIIIHKDLESFDTNALDSIRKVFKDYNQAADRFDPEHPPHTSPEYNYLMYCKSFFVCDALHNPLTKPYLNEQILWLDFGYNFNGAMFVDSNEFDFILIPQAPLIDSKLNLFCLGRKDDRALPHILLKGSSNFLIGGCLYGSKEAWKSFNECMQKALQAFVSFNIMDDDQKLYIWCVRNFPDIFNILYIDDWFNALFYFMEESKRKSISTTKDSILRDSLFTFEQYQNQCQNIENTESSQKIAKKRNIGRKIIDKIKNKIKKISSNK, encoded by the coding sequence ATCACTGCTTTTTACAAGCTTGATTTAGCCACACAAAGCACAAAGTCTTATAAAGCAAAACGCACAACACAAATCTACCTTGAATATTTTAGCTTTTTATCAAAACTGCAAAACAACTTCATCATTTACACAAATGAAGATATAGATTTAGAAATTTATGCGATGCGTTCTTTATGTGGATTAGAATCTAAAACAATAATCATTCATAAAGACTTAGAATCTTTTGACACAAATGCCCTAGATTCTATCCGCAAAGTTTTTAAAGATTATAATCAAGCCGCAGATAGATTTGACCCTGAGCACCCACCCCACACAAGTCCGGAATATAACTATCTTATGTATTGCAAGTCCTTTTTTGTGTGCGATGCACTACATAATCCACTCACAAAGCCCTATTTAAACGAGCAGATTCTATGGCTTGATTTTGGTTATAACTTTAATGGGGCTATGTTTGTAGATTCTAATGAGTTTGATTTTATTCTCATTCCACAAGCCCCACTCATAGATTCTAAACTCAATCTATTCTGTTTGGGGCGTAAAGATGATAGGGCATTGCCGCATATTTTGCTAAAAGGAAGTAGCAATTTTCTTATTGGTGGCTGTTTATATGGCTCAAAAGAGGCGTGGAAAAGCTTTAATGAATGTATGCAAAAGGCACTGCAAGCCTTTGTGTCTTTTAATATTATGGACGATGACCAAAAGCTTTATATTTGGTGTGTGCGAAATTTCCCCGATATTTTTAACATTCTTTATATTGATGATTGGTTTAACGCACTCTTTTATTTTATGGAAGAATCTAAGCGAAAAAGCATTTCAACTACAAAAGATTCTATATTGAGAGATAGTCTTTTTACCTTTGAGCAATATCAAAATCAATGTCAAAATATAGAAAATACAGAATCTAGTCAAAAAATAGCAAAAAAGCGGAATATTGGAAGAAAAATCATAGATAAGATTAAAAATAAAATAAAGAAAATATCAAGCAATAAGTAG
- a CDS encoding LptF/LptG family permease codes for MFFWFVALRYLKPTLVILCGLEFFFICVDSLQYFDALAQSANNAIWFLAFDAMYAFNYVLPLALLLGLIVFYISLIKSNQYVALLSLGYSRRRIFYPPFLIINLVVCGYIGLNATDFVYAQERADNIVSSSNNADVSKDLFIRYNTDYVFFEKVYPLLQKAENIQIYHTEYKDSRKLVSITRAKEGYFHNDEWELLNPQVSILPTSYDLGDKGMITTGHDSTTTLKGFKPKVLDTFYKNKPAISITDAFYSLQILMQEGADTARTRGVLYTLAVTPFFISMLCVIIAYYAPPLARYGNLAMLGVSLSVLSLMVWGVFFSLGKLNANAVFIPEFSMLVPLGILLVVSIVYYRKLDEI; via the coding sequence ATGTTTTTTTGGTTTGTTGCTCTAAGGTATCTAAAGCCCACGCTTGTGATTTTATGCGGACTAGAGTTTTTCTTTATCTGTGTGGATAGTCTGCAATATTTTGATGCCCTAGCCCAATCTGCTAATAATGCGATATGGTTTCTTGCATTTGATGCGATGTATGCGTTTAATTATGTTTTGCCCCTAGCCCTTTTGCTTGGACTTATTGTATTCTACATTAGCCTTATTAAAAGCAATCAGTATGTAGCTTTGCTATCACTTGGATACTCACGCAGGAGGATTTTTTATCCCCCTTTTCTTATTATTAATCTTGTTGTGTGTGGTTATATCGGCTTAAATGCGACTGATTTTGTATATGCGCAAGAAAGGGCAGATAATATCGTGAGTAGTAGCAATAATGCCGATGTTTCTAAAGATTTATTTATCCGTTACAATACTGATTATGTGTTTTTTGAGAAAGTATATCCGCTCTTACAAAAGGCTGAAAATATACAAATCTATCACACAGAATACAAAGATTCTAGGAAGCTTGTAAGCATAACTCGTGCAAAAGAGGGCTATTTTCATAATGATGAATGGGAGCTTTTAAACCCGCAGGTTTCAATATTGCCCACTAGCTATGACTTAGGCGATAAGGGCATGATAACCACAGGGCATGATTCCACAACTACACTAAAGGGCTTTAAACCAAAAGTGCTTGATACATTTTACAAAAACAAACCTGCCATATCCATTACTGACGCATTTTATTCATTACAGATTCTCATGCAAGAAGGAGCAGATACGGCACGCACAAGAGGTGTGCTTTATACCCTTGCTGTTACGCCATTTTTTATCAGTATGCTTTGTGTTATCATTGCATATTATGCCCCGCCACTTGCACGATATGGGAATCTTGCCATGCTTGGAGTGAGCCTTAGCGTGCTATCTTTGATGGTATGGGGTGTGTTTTTCTCACTTGGTAAATTAAACGCTAATGCCGTTTTTATACCAGAATTCAGTATGCTTGTGCCACTTGGAATATTATTGGTTGTTAGTATTGTTTATTACCGCAAGTTAGATGAGATATAG